A genomic window from Sorex araneus isolate mSorAra2 chromosome 2, mSorAra2.pri, whole genome shotgun sequence includes:
- the FAM110B gene encoding protein FAM110B, whose amino-acid sequence MPTETLQTGSMVKPVSPAGTFTSAVPLRILNKGPDYFRRQAEPNPKRLSAVERLEADKAKYVKSQEVINAKQEPVKPAVLAKPPVCPAAAKRALGSPTLKVFGNHAKTESGVQRETLKLEILKNIINSSEGSSSGLGHKHSARNWPPHRPDATDLHRHSFAESLKVYPTQGRGSPQESSSHVGRRLLEQSAADSFLHVSHSSSDIRKVTSVKPLKAIPCSSSAPPLPPKPKVAALATIKSPEADPVEPACGVSRRPSLQRSKSDLSDRYFRVDADVERFFNYCGLDPEELENLGMENFARANSDIISLNFRSASMISSDCEQSQDSNSDLRNDDSANDRVPYGISAIERNARIIKWLYSIKQARESQKVSHV is encoded by the coding sequence ATGCCCACGGAGACCCTACAGACAGGTAGCATGGTGAAGCCGGTCAGCCCCGCGGGCACCTTCACGTCGGCCGTGCCCCTGCGCATCCTCAACAAAGGGCCCGACTACTTTCGCCGGCAGGCCGAGCCCAACCCCAAGAGACTGAGCGCCGTGGAGCGGCTGGAGGCGGACAAGGCCAAGTATGTCAAGAGCCAGGAGGTCATCAACGCCAAGCAGGAGCCCGTGAAGCCGGCCGTGCTGGCCAAGCCCCCCGTGTGCCCCGCGGCCGCCAAGCGCGCCCTGGGCAGCCCCACGCTCAAGGTGTTCGGCAACCACGCCAAGACCGAGAGCGGCGTGCAGAGGGAGACCCTGAAGCTGGAGATCCTCAAGAACATCATCAACAGCTCCGAGGGCTCCAGCTCGGGCTTGGGCCACAAGCACAGCGCGCGCAACTGGCCGCCGCACCGGCCCGACGCCACCGACCTGCACCGGCACTCCTTCGCCGAGTCCCTGAAGGTGTACCCCACCCAGGGCCGCGGCAGCCCCCAGGAGAGCagctcccacgtgggcaggaggCTGCTGGAGCAGTCCGCCGCCGACTCCTTCCTGCACGTGTCGCACAGCTCCTCGGACATCCGCAAAGTGACCAGCGTGAAGCCCTTGAAGGCGATCCCCTGCAGTAGCTCggcgcctcccctgccccccaagccCAAGGTGGCCGCCCTGGCCACCATCAAGTCCCCCGAGGCCGACCCCGTGGAACCCGCCTGTGGAGTCAGTCGAAGGCCCTCCCTCCAGCGGTCCAAGTCGGACTTGAGTGACCGCTATTTCCGCGTGGACGCAGACGTGGAGCGGTTCTTCAACTACTGCGGACTGGACCCCGAGGAACTGGAGAACCTGGGCATGGAGAACTTCGCAAGGGCTAATTCTGACATCATCTCCCTCAACTTCCGCAGCGCAAGCATGATCAGCTCAGACTGTGAACAGTCTCAGGACAGTAACAGCGACCTTAGAAATGATGACAGTGCCAATGACCGGGTGCCCTACGGCATCTCTGCCATCGAAAGGAATGCTAGGATCATCAAGTGGTTGTATAGTATCAAACAAGCTAGAGAGTCGCAGAAGGTCTCCCACGTGTAA